A single region of the Thermococcus zilligii AN1 genome encodes:
- the csm3 gene encoding type III-A CRISPR-associated RAMP protein Csm3: MDRRFYGKVVIRGRIKALTGLHIGSQRDVSEIGGIDNPVIKDPHTGLPYIPGSSLKGKLRSLFEVFTNSKLNEWKEKHPTLKNYSPGSCREEGKENCGKFFNRRIHNGWIHVCPSYSSAINCPVCRLFGASGNDSNFPSRLIVRDAFLTKEWEDKWRAGEDITEAKIEVGIDRVTSQANPRTNERVVAGAEFDFEIIYNVEELSQWEDDIKNLLTAMALLEDSYLGGSGSRGYGKVKFVFNTFEFRSADYYRTGNEGEKRAIPVGEKPVVDILKDFDKLFSGVKGKLEGMQCPYSSSKQLS; this comes from the coding sequence ATGGACAGGCGCTTTTACGGGAAAGTTGTTATCAGGGGCAGAATTAAGGCCCTCACCGGCCTCCACATAGGTTCCCAGAGGGATGTCTCGGAGATAGGCGGCATTGACAACCCCGTCATAAAGGACCCCCACACGGGCCTGCCCTACATCCCGGGCTCTTCCCTGAAGGGAAAGCTGAGGAGCCTGTTCGAGGTGTTCACGAACTCCAAGCTCAATGAGTGGAAGGAAAAACATCCCACCCTGAAGAACTATTCCCCGGGCAGTTGCAGGGAAGAAGGTAAGGAAAACTGTGGGAAGTTCTTTAACAGGAGAATCCACAACGGCTGGATCCACGTCTGCCCCAGCTACTCTTCGGCTATCAACTGCCCTGTCTGCCGCCTCTTCGGCGCGAGCGGGAATGATAGCAACTTCCCCTCAAGGCTCATCGTCAGGGACGCCTTCCTCACGAAGGAGTGGGAGGACAAATGGAGGGCCGGAGAGGACATAACCGAGGCAAAAATCGAAGTTGGCATTGACAGGGTGACCTCTCAGGCAAATCCAAGGACCAACGAGCGCGTCGTCGCTGGGGCCGAGTTCGACTTCGAGATAATCTACAACGTTGAAGAGCTAAGCCAGTGGGAGGACGACATAAAGAACCTCCTCACAGCGATGGCCCTCCTTGAGGACAGCTACCTCGGCGGTTCCGGTTCCAGGGGCTACGGTAAGGTGAAGTTCGTCTTCAATACCTTCGAGTTCAGAAGTGCTGACTACTACCGCACCGGCAATGAAGGGGAGAAGAGGGCCATACCCGTTGGGGAGAAGCCGGTCGTTGACATCCTCAAGGACTTTGATAAGCTGTTCTCGGGGGTGAAAGGGAAGCTGGAGGGGATGCAATGCCCCTACTCAAGTTCAAAGCAGTTAAGCTGA
- the csm4 gene encoding type III-A CRISPR-associated RAMP protein Csm4, whose translation MPLLKFKAVKLIPRGPVRGLPRADTIFGAIGNAIATLFGARAVDELVEGFERGARISSAFPFEGDTYYFPRPLSAGALDFGELLKDLPREERYALGKAMKKVAYIDLENFEKALRLEPFDVPSALPFRRVDVPRVALDRVTSDSSLYFWDEVRFKENSGLYFLYSGDEGIFKDYVLPALRYLSDTGIGGKATWGFGLFDFQVGELGINAPESPYSATLSNALPTKTPVLWNVLKKGGWSFGRRKPKVNFIAEGSIVADDPGRIIPLDLGLQCKVHVYGLVFPVPARVPEEALGGVNCP comes from the coding sequence ATGCCCCTACTCAAGTTCAAAGCAGTTAAGCTGATTCCCAGAGGGCCGGTAAGGGGGCTCCCCAGGGCCGACACGATATTCGGCGCTATCGGTAATGCCATAGCCACGCTCTTTGGCGCCAGGGCAGTTGACGAGCTGGTTGAGGGGTTCGAGAGGGGTGCAAGGATCAGCTCGGCCTTCCCCTTTGAGGGGGACACCTATTACTTTCCCAGGCCACTGAGCGCCGGTGCCCTCGACTTCGGAGAGCTTTTGAAAGACCTTCCCAGGGAGGAACGCTACGCCCTGGGGAAGGCCATGAAAAAAGTGGCGTACATCGACCTTGAGAACTTCGAGAAAGCCCTTAGGCTTGAGCCCTTTGACGTCCCCTCTGCCTTGCCCTTCAGGAGGGTGGACGTCCCCAGGGTGGCCCTCGACAGGGTAACCAGCGACTCCAGCCTCTATTTCTGGGACGAGGTGAGGTTCAAAGAGAACTCCGGCCTCTATTTCCTCTACTCCGGGGACGAGGGTATTTTCAAAGACTACGTCCTCCCGGCGCTCCGCTATCTCTCCGACACCGGAATCGGCGGGAAGGCGACCTGGGGCTTTGGCCTCTTCGACTTTCAGGTCGGCGAGCTTGGGATAAACGCCCCTGAAAGCCCTTACAGTGCAACGCTTTCAAACGCCCTTCCGACGAAAACTCCCGTGCTCTGGAACGTCCTGAAGAAGGGTGGCTGGAGCTTTGGAAGAAGAAAGCCTAAGGTGAACTTCATCGCCGAGGGCTCCATCGTGGCGGACGACCCGGGGAGGATAATCCCCCTCGACCTCGGACTGCAGTGTAAGGTTCACGTCTACGGCTTAGTCTTCCCTGTCCCGGCCAGGGTTCCGGAAGAGGCTCTGGGAGGGGTGAACTGCCCATGA
- the csm5 gene encoding type III-A CRISPR-associated RAMP protein Csm5: MRLEVLSPLHIGNGNRLTPVDIYPSKDRVYVLDVEKLFNDLQKLGVDIEEILTLLKSPPGEHYVWKGYIEEYNLNPSDYALYSLPVFGEPGKTSMQINEFIKSSGRPYIPGSSIKGAIRTAVFYKALKECGDSGTAMNLVANFSSNLAREIGYSESLIDYYVDYLNRETAEKRKFDERRADDLLEAIVFGMEKGGYPEVRYEPKRDPMRALIIRDSPAIGRKHLAVYRVEAVGNPSPIPVWVEALQPGTEIEVELRFDEELLRVNSSYFNGLLWECLKDRGKPWEVFEDFVWEAVKEFYNSIVEHELRSLSKFGSRRESVRSFYGSIKGKEKILRLGWGSGWISTTIGLLLVERGGKWEQVRRKLGLGRNPSGRGFSKDFPKTRRLAEGKPMGWVVLK; encoded by the coding sequence ATGAGGCTGGAGGTTCTCTCCCCGCTCCACATAGGGAACGGGAACAGGCTAACTCCGGTTGACATCTACCCCAGCAAGGACAGGGTCTACGTCCTCGACGTGGAAAAGCTTTTCAACGACCTCCAAAAGCTGGGCGTTGATATTGAGGAAATCCTCACGCTCCTGAAAAGCCCTCCCGGGGAGCACTACGTGTGGAAAGGCTACATCGAGGAGTACAACCTTAACCCATCCGACTACGCCCTCTACTCCCTCCCGGTGTTTGGTGAGCCCGGAAAAACCAGCATGCAGATAAACGAGTTCATAAAGTCCAGCGGGAGGCCCTACATCCCCGGCTCCTCCATCAAGGGGGCGATAAGGACGGCCGTGTTCTATAAAGCGCTTAAGGAGTGCGGCGATTCTGGAACGGCGATGAACCTCGTTGCGAACTTCTCGTCAAACCTCGCGAGAGAAATAGGCTACAGTGAAAGTCTGATTGACTATTACGTTGATTACCTCAACAGGGAAACAGCTGAAAAGAGAAAGTTCGACGAGAGAAGGGCAGACGACCTGCTTGAGGCCATAGTTTTCGGGATGGAGAAGGGTGGATACCCAGAAGTGCGATACGAGCCCAAGCGCGACCCGATGAGGGCGTTAATCATAAGGGACAGCCCGGCCATAGGCAGGAAGCACCTTGCCGTTTACCGCGTCGAAGCCGTGGGGAACCCTTCACCGATACCAGTGTGGGTGGAGGCGCTCCAGCCGGGGACGGAGATCGAAGTTGAACTCAGGTTTGACGAAGAGCTCCTCAGGGTGAACTCCAGCTACTTCAACGGCCTCCTCTGGGAGTGCCTGAAGGACAGGGGAAAGCCCTGGGAAGTTTTTGAGGACTTCGTCTGGGAGGCCGTCAAGGAGTTTTACAACTCCATAGTAGAGCACGAGCTCAGGAGCCTTTCAAAGTTCGGAAGCCGGAGGGAGTCAGTCCGCTCGTTCTACGGAAGCATTAAGGGGAAAGAAAAAATCCTGAGGCTCGGCTGGGGGAGCGGGTGGATAAGCACCACAATCGGCCTCCTTCTGGTCGAAAGGGGCGGGAAGTGGGAGCAGGTCAGGAGAAAACTCGGGCTGGGCAGGAACCCGTCGGGGAGGGGTTTCTCGAAGGACTTCCCGAAGACGAGGCGTTTGGCCGAGGGCAAACCAATGGGCTGGGTGGTGCTGAAATGA
- the csx1 gene encoding CRISPR-associated CARF protein Csx1, translated as MKLLIASWGDFENWREVKYRFGEEVSVGPSTLPILQKAIKPDWTVIVLSETLGKDFSSLEALREELRSRVQEFLERIGAGREVDVLIVPGIGKFGHGTFEGSAMDVYYYALHGLSQVIPLEGELEVHFDITHGLNYITFLVHRALRELLGVRTLLSETRFRAYNSDPFVPKLSSELGINVIEDIQVEPHPLTGRLPGLDGYIIPYLTEKKVLGELKRELDTFKLIRSEKRKLEAWVGSVVLGLPLLFAEDFPEVEPIEEAVDELMDTWEGHVEVSEKSVRRKLAFGEGFGALVKLAFQVKALGKFKLTLPPSIDDLYRISQEVFRGANRERANVELGKIEDRAIAYASSGVFPDWMPLRDFLGFERANKEISPRNFLAHAGLEANVTEVKMERWEAGDVRREARKHTFLRYSQEARRRVEEMTANALGGV; from the coding sequence ATGAAGCTCCTCATAGCCTCGTGGGGGGACTTTGAGAACTGGAGGGAGGTCAAATACCGCTTTGGGGAGGAAGTCAGCGTTGGCCCCTCGACCCTCCCCATCCTCCAGAAGGCCATAAAACCCGACTGGACGGTAATAGTCCTCTCTGAGACCCTCGGGAAGGACTTTTCCTCGCTGGAAGCCCTGAGGGAAGAGTTGAGGAGCAGGGTCCAGGAGTTCCTTGAAAGGATAGGCGCCGGCAGGGAGGTGGACGTCCTCATAGTGCCGGGCATAGGGAAGTTCGGGCACGGAACCTTCGAGGGGAGCGCGATGGACGTCTATTACTATGCGCTTCACGGCCTCTCCCAGGTGATTCCCCTCGAGGGGGAGCTCGAGGTGCACTTCGATATAACCCACGGGCTGAACTACATAACCTTCCTCGTCCACAGGGCCCTCAGGGAACTCCTGGGGGTAAGGACGCTCCTCAGCGAGACCCGCTTCAGGGCCTACAACTCGGACCCCTTCGTCCCAAAGCTCAGCTCCGAACTCGGTATAAACGTCATCGAGGACATCCAAGTAGAGCCCCACCCCTTAACCGGGAGGCTCCCAGGCCTTGATGGATACATAATCCCTTACCTCACCGAGAAGAAGGTTCTGGGGGAACTCAAGAGGGAGCTGGATACCTTCAAGCTGATAAGGTCAGAGAAGAGGAAGCTTGAGGCCTGGGTGGGGTCGGTCGTCTTAGGCTTACCCCTCCTCTTCGCCGAGGACTTCCCCGAGGTGGAGCCAATAGAGGAGGCTGTTGACGAGCTGATGGATACATGGGAAGGCCACGTCGAGGTCTCCGAGAAATCCGTCAGGAGGAAACTGGCCTTCGGGGAGGGCTTTGGTGCCCTGGTGAAGCTGGCCTTTCAGGTTAAAGCCCTGGGGAAGTTCAAGCTTACCCTCCCCCCGAGCATCGACGACCTCTACAGAATTTCCCAGGAAGTCTTCAGGGGTGCTAACAGGGAGAGGGCAAACGTCGAGCTGGGAAAGATAGAGGACAGGGCAATAGCCTACGCTTCATCGGGCGTTTTCCCGGACTGGATGCCCCTGAGGGACTTTTTGGGCTTTGAGAGAGCCAACAAAGAGATATCGCCCCGCAACTTCCTGGCGCACGCCGGCCTTGAGGCCAACGTGACCGAGGTTAAGATGGAACGCTGGGAAGCTGGGGACGTCAGGAGGG